Proteins encoded in a region of the Orcinus orca chromosome 8, mOrcOrc1.1, whole genome shotgun sequence genome:
- the TPBGL gene encoding trophoblast glycoprotein-like, with product MAPRAGQPEHRGPLLPGLLLLAAALSRPAAPCPFQCYCFGGPKLMLRCASGAELRQPPRDVPPDARNLTIVGANLTVLRAAAFADGDADGEEAEAAGGVRLPLLTALRLTHNNIEMVEDGAFDGLPSLAALDLSHNPLRALGGDAFRGLPALRSLQLNHALARGGPALLAALDAALAPLDELRLLGLSGNALSHLPSAALRRPRLEQLDARLNALAGLGPDELRALERDGGLPAPRLLLADNPLRCGCAARPLLAWMRNATERVPDARRLRCASPRALYDRPFLDLDEAGLRCAEGDADGRGEEVELAGPELEASYVFFGLVLALIGLIFLMVLYLNRRGIQRWMRNLREACRDQMEGYHYRYEQDADPRRAPASAAPAGSGATSPGSGL from the coding sequence ATGGCCCCGCGCGCGGGACAGCCGGAGCACAGGGGCCCGCTGCTGCCGGGGCTGCTGCTCCTGGCGGCGGCGCTGAGCCGACCCGCCGCACCCTGTCCCTTCCAGTGCTACTGCTTCGGCGGCCCTAAGCTGATGTTGCGCTGCGCGTCGGGCGCCGAGCTCCGGCAGCCGCCGCGGGACGTGCCACCCGACGCGCGCAATCTCACCATCGTGGGCGCCAACCTGACTGTGCTGCGCGCGGCCGCCTTCGCCGACGGGGACGCGGACGGGGAGGAGGCGGAGGCGGCGGGTGGCGTGCGCCTGCCGCTCCTGACCGCTCTGCGCCTCACGCACAACAACATCGAGATGGTGGAGGACGGCGCCTTCGACGGGCTGCCCAGCCTGGCGGCGCTCGACCTGAGCCACAACCCGCTGCGCGCCCTGGGCGGCGACGCCTTCCGCGGGCTGCCCGCGCTGCGCTCCCTGCAGCTCAACCACGCGCTGGCGCGGGGCGGCCCCGCGCTGCTGGCCGCGCTGGACGCCGCGCTCGCCCCGCTCGACGAGCTGCGCCTCCTGGGCCTGTCGGGCAACGCGCTTAGCCACCTGCCGTCCGCCGCGCTGCGCCGGCCGCGCCTGGAGCAGCTGGACGCGCGCCTCAACGCGCTGGCCGGCCTGGGCCCCGACGAGCTGCGCGCGCTAGAGCGCGATGGCGGCCTCCCCGCGCCGCGCCTGCTGCTCGCCGACAACCCCCTGCGTTGCGGCTGCGCTGCGCGCCCCCTGCTGGCCTGGATGCGCAACGCCACGGAGCGCGTACCCGACGCGCGGCGCCTGCGCTGCGCCTCCCCGCGGGCGCTGTACGACCGGCCTTTCCTGGACCTGGACGAGGCGGGGCTGCGCTGCGCCGAAGGCGACGCCGACGGTCGCGGGGAAGAAGTGGAACTTGCCGGCCCGGAGCTGGAAGCCTCCTACGTCTTCTTCGGGCTGGTTCTGGCGCTCATCGGCCTCATCTTCCTAATGGTGCTCTACCTAAACCGCCGTGGCATCCAGCGCTGGATGCGCAACTTGCGCGAGGCGTGCCGGGACCAGATGGAGGGCTACCACTACCGCTACGAGCAGGACGCAGACCCGCGCCGCGCGCCCGCCTCGGCCGCCCCCGCCGGTTCTGGGGCCACTTCCCCCGGTTCGGGCCTCTG